From a region of the Microterricola gilva genome:
- a CDS encoding riboflavin kinase, giving the protein MTTHIAWLSGIVIHGDGRGNALGFPTANLDVPASGCADGVYAAWARIGDEPRWRQATTSIGDNPTFGDVTETRVEAHIHDFSGDLYGMRVELQLVALIRGMTAFDDVDTLISRTADDLIVAERLLATVAPPDHRGSRAHRATTVSDSVN; this is encoded by the coding sequence ATGACAACGCACATCGCGTGGCTGTCCGGGATCGTCATTCACGGAGACGGGCGCGGCAACGCGCTCGGGTTTCCGACGGCGAACCTCGACGTGCCCGCGAGTGGCTGCGCAGACGGCGTGTACGCGGCGTGGGCCCGCATCGGAGATGAGCCGCGGTGGCGGCAGGCGACCACCAGCATCGGTGACAACCCGACCTTCGGTGATGTCACGGAGACCAGGGTCGAGGCCCACATCCACGACTTCTCCGGCGACCTGTACGGGATGCGAGTGGAGCTGCAGCTCGTGGCTTTGATTCGCGGGATGACCGCCTTCGACGATGTCGATACGCTGATCTCGCGGACGGCGGACGATCTGATCGTCGCCGAGCGCCTGCTCGCAACGGTCGCACCCCCTGACCACCGCGGATCGCGCGCACACCGTGCCACAACAGTCAGCGACTCTGTGAACTGA